From a single Micromonospora carbonacea genomic region:
- a CDS encoding DEAD/DEAH box helicase, which produces MTLTAALPTSADPDTLFDAFAGWAKERGLDLYPHQEEAVIEIVSGANVIMNTPTGSGKSLVAIAAHFAALADDRTTFYTAPIKALVSEKFFALCEVFGADNVGMLTGDASVNADAPIICCTAEVLANLALREGARADVGQVVMDEFHFYAEPDRGWAWQVPIIELPQAQFVLMSATLGDTSRFVDDLTRRTGRPTAVVRSAERPVPLLFSYAMTPLHETLEELLETKQAPVYVVHFTQAAALERAQALMSVNVCTRAEKDLIAEAIGRFRFTSGFGKTLSRLVRHGIGVHHAGMLPKYRRLVETLAQAGLLKVICGTDTLGVGINVPIRTVLFTGLSKYDGVRTRLLKAREFHQIAGRAGRAGFDTLGRVVVQAPEHVIENEKALAKAGDDPKKRRKVVRKKPPEGSIGWGQPTFDRLVEAEPEPLTSSFQVSHSMLLNVIGRPGDAFAAMRHLLTDNHEDRAAQRRHIRRAIAIYRALRAGGVVEELPEPDETGRRVRLTVDLQLDFALNQPLSPLALAAIELLDAESPSYALDVLSVIESILDDPRQVLSAQQFKARGEAVAAMKAEGIEYEARLELLDEVTHPKPLAELLDAAYEMYRRGHPWVADHQLSPKSVVRDMYERAMTFTEYVQFYSLTRSEGLVLRYLADAYKTLRQTVPEDAKTEELIDLIEWLHELVRQVDSSLIDEWERLKNPSDVAEAAEAHAALDDRPPAVTRNARAFRVLVRNALFRRVELAALRRWDLLGELDAADGWDADAWADALEPYFEVYDSIGTGPDARGPALLMIEQGRDRWTVRQILDDPDGDHDWRISAEVDLAASDEVGAAVVRITDVGQL; this is translated from the coding sequence ATGACGCTCACCGCCGCGCTGCCGACAAGCGCCGACCCCGACACCCTCTTCGACGCGTTCGCCGGTTGGGCGAAGGAGCGCGGCCTCGACCTCTACCCCCACCAGGAGGAGGCGGTCATCGAGATCGTCTCCGGCGCGAACGTGATCATGAACACGCCGACCGGCTCGGGCAAGAGCCTGGTGGCGATCGCCGCGCACTTCGCCGCCCTGGCCGACGACCGGACGACCTTCTACACCGCCCCGATCAAGGCCCTGGTGTCGGAGAAGTTCTTCGCGCTGTGCGAGGTCTTCGGGGCCGACAACGTCGGCATGCTCACCGGCGACGCCAGCGTCAACGCCGACGCCCCGATCATCTGCTGCACCGCCGAGGTGCTGGCCAACCTCGCGCTGCGCGAGGGCGCGCGGGCCGACGTCGGCCAGGTGGTCATGGACGAGTTCCACTTCTACGCCGAGCCGGACCGGGGCTGGGCGTGGCAGGTGCCGATCATCGAGCTGCCGCAGGCCCAGTTCGTGCTGATGTCGGCCACCCTCGGCGACACCAGCCGCTTCGTCGACGACCTGACCCGGCGCACCGGCCGGCCGACCGCCGTCGTGCGCTCGGCCGAGCGGCCGGTCCCGCTCCTCTTCTCGTACGCGATGACGCCGCTGCACGAGACCCTCGAGGAGCTGTTGGAGACCAAGCAGGCCCCGGTGTACGTCGTGCACTTCACCCAGGCCGCCGCCCTGGAGCGGGCCCAGGCGCTGATGAGCGTGAACGTCTGCACCCGGGCCGAGAAGGACCTGATCGCCGAGGCGATCGGCCGGTTCCGGTTCACCTCCGGCTTCGGCAAGACCCTGTCGCGGCTGGTGCGGCACGGCATCGGGGTGCACCACGCCGGCATGCTGCCGAAGTACCGCCGGCTCGTGGAGACCCTCGCCCAGGCCGGCCTGCTCAAGGTCATCTGCGGCACCGACACGCTCGGCGTCGGCATCAACGTGCCCATCCGCACGGTGCTGTTCACCGGCCTGAGCAAGTACGACGGGGTGCGTACCCGGCTGTTGAAGGCCCGCGAGTTCCACCAGATCGCCGGCCGGGCCGGGCGGGCCGGCTTCGACACCCTCGGCCGGGTCGTCGTGCAGGCCCCCGAGCACGTCATCGAGAACGAGAAGGCCCTCGCCAAGGCCGGCGACGACCCGAAGAAGCGGCGCAAGGTGGTGCGCAAGAAGCCGCCGGAGGGCTCGATCGGCTGGGGCCAGCCGACGTTCGACCGTCTGGTCGAGGCCGAGCCGGAGCCGCTGACGTCCAGCTTCCAGGTCAGCCACTCGATGCTGCTCAACGTCATCGGCCGCCCCGGCGACGCGTTCGCCGCGATGCGGCACCTGCTCACCGACAACCACGAGGACCGCGCCGCCCAGCGCCGGCACATCCGCCGGGCCATCGCCATCTACCGGGCGCTGCGGGCCGGCGGGGTGGTCGAGGAGCTGCCCGAGCCGGACGAGACCGGTCGCCGGGTGCGGCTCACCGTCGACCTCCAGCTCGACTTCGCGCTCAACCAGCCGCTGTCGCCCCTCGCGCTGGCCGCGATCGAGCTGCTCGACGCCGAGAGCCCGTCCTACGCCCTCGACGTGCTCAGCGTGATCGAGTCGATCCTCGACGACCCCCGCCAGGTGCTGTCCGCGCAGCAGTTCAAGGCCCGCGGCGAGGCGGTCGCCGCGATGAAGGCCGAGGGCATCGAGTACGAGGCCCGCCTCGAACTGCTCGACGAGGTGACCCACCCGAAGCCCCTGGCGGAGCTGCTCGACGCCGCGTACGAGATGTACCGGCGGGGGCACCCGTGGGTCGCCGACCACCAGCTCTCCCCCAAGTCCGTCGTGCGGGACATGTACGAGCGGGCGATGACCTTCACCGAGTACGTGCAGTTCTACTCCCTCACCCGCTCCGAGGGCCTCGTGCTGCGCTACCTCGCCGACGCGTACAAGACGCTGCGACAGACCGTGCCCGAGGACGCCAAGACCGAGGAGCTGATCGACCTCATCGAGTGGCTGCACGAGCTGGTCCGCCAGGTCGACTCCAGCCTCATCGACGAGTGGGAGCGGCTGAAGAACCCGTCGGACGTCGCCGAGGCCGCCGAGGCGCACGCCGCCCTCGACGACCGGCCGCCGGCGGTCACCCGCAACGCGCGGGCGTTCCGGGTGCTGGTGCGCAACGCGCTGTTCCGCCGGGTCGAGCTGGCCGCCCTGCGCCGCTGGGACCTGCTGGGCGAGCTCGACGCCGCCGACGGCTGGGACGCCGACGCGTGGGCCGACGCGCTGGAGCCCTACTTCGAGGTGTACGACTCGATCGGCACGGGGCCGGACGCCCGCGGCCCGGCGCTGCTAATGATCGAGCAGGGCCGGGACCGGTGGACGGTCCGGCAGATCCTCGACGACCCCGACGGCGACCACGACTGGCGCATCAGCGCCGAGGTCGACCTGGCCGCCTCCGACGAGGTCGGCGCGGCCGTCGTCCGGATCACGGACGTCGGCCAGCTCTGA
- a CDS encoding ABC transporter substrate-binding protein: protein MRRLAAVLTAAVALGVGLTACGESDPVAGTATGQTREVTHAMGTTKVPAEPKRVVVLDTDKIDTALSLGVTPVGAATAGEARSWPTYFGEEKLAGIKEVGVLTEPDLEAINALKPDLILGSKFRQEKFYDELAAIAPTVFTEKVGITWKENFLLDGQALGKEQQAKDLLAAYEKRAKDFGAKLGDAADRTVSIVRFIPGAIRVYGPDSFSGIVVGDTGLGRPERQQLAGKEDKRFDLVSAERVNEVDADVVFVTAYGEKAAAEQATVTGGTLWKGLSAVKAGRAHVVSDETWMTGIGVGAANKIIDDLEKYVPAA from the coding sequence ATGCGTCGTCTCGCCGCCGTGCTCACCGCGGCCGTCGCCCTCGGCGTCGGACTCACCGCCTGCGGTGAGAGCGACCCCGTCGCCGGCACCGCCACCGGACAGACCCGTGAGGTCACGCACGCCATGGGCACCACCAAGGTGCCCGCCGAGCCGAAGCGGGTCGTCGTCCTCGACACCGACAAGATCGACACAGCGCTCTCGCTCGGGGTCACACCCGTCGGCGCGGCGACCGCCGGCGAGGCGAGGAGCTGGCCCACCTACTTCGGCGAGGAGAAGCTGGCCGGCATCAAGGAGGTCGGGGTGCTCACCGAGCCCGACCTGGAGGCGATCAACGCCCTCAAGCCCGACCTGATCCTCGGCAGCAAGTTCCGTCAGGAGAAGTTCTACGACGAGCTGGCCGCCATCGCGCCGACCGTGTTCACCGAGAAGGTGGGCATCACCTGGAAGGAGAACTTCCTCCTCGACGGTCAGGCCCTGGGCAAGGAGCAGCAGGCCAAGGACCTGCTGGCCGCGTACGAGAAGCGGGCGAAGGACTTCGGCGCGAAGCTCGGCGACGCCGCCGACCGCACCGTCTCCATCGTGCGCTTCATCCCCGGCGCGATCCGGGTGTACGGGCCGGACTCCTTCTCCGGCATCGTCGTCGGCGACACCGGCCTCGGCCGCCCGGAGCGGCAGCAGCTCGCCGGCAAGGAGGACAAGCGGTTCGACCTGGTCAGCGCCGAGCGGGTCAACGAGGTCGACGCCGACGTCGTCTTCGTGACCGCGTACGGCGAGAAGGCCGCCGCGGAGCAGGCCACCGTCACCGGCGGCACGCTGTGGAAGGGGCTGTCGGCGGTCAAGGCGGGCCGGGCGCACGTGGTCTCCGACGAGACCTGGATGACGGGCATCGGCGTCGGCGCCGCCAACAAGATCATCGACGACCTGGAGAAGTACGTCCCGGCGGCCTGA
- a CDS encoding ABC transporter ATP-binding protein, whose product MLSTRDLVVGYDERTVLDGLDVTLPAGAFTVIVGPNACGKSTLLRTMARLLTPRRGAVLLDGTAIRDLPTREVARRLGVLPQSPLVPEGVTVADLVGRGRQPHQRWWRQWSAADGAAVDEAMALADVAGLANRPVDTLSGGQRQRVWIAMTLAQDTEALLLDEPTTFLDLAHQVEVLDLLHRLRAERGRTVVAVLHDLNQAARYADHLVAMRAGAVVAAGPPREILTAALVRDVFGLDCVVVPCPVSGAPLVVPALTTPSPAAVPAPASSSSASAVPASPAGPSAG is encoded by the coding sequence ATGCTCTCCACCCGCGACCTGGTCGTCGGCTACGACGAGCGGACCGTCCTGGACGGCCTCGACGTGACGTTGCCCGCCGGGGCGTTCACCGTCATCGTCGGGCCGAACGCCTGCGGCAAGTCCACCCTGCTGCGCACCATGGCGCGACTGCTGACCCCGCGCCGGGGCGCCGTGCTGCTCGACGGCACCGCCATCCGGGACCTGCCGACCCGGGAGGTCGCCCGGCGGCTCGGGGTGCTGCCGCAGAGCCCGCTGGTGCCCGAGGGGGTGACGGTCGCCGACCTGGTCGGCCGGGGCCGGCAGCCGCACCAGCGGTGGTGGCGGCAGTGGTCGGCGGCCGACGGCGCCGCCGTCGACGAGGCGATGGCCCTCGCCGACGTGGCCGGCCTCGCCAACCGCCCGGTGGACACCCTCTCCGGCGGCCAGCGGCAGCGGGTCTGGATCGCGATGACCCTCGCCCAGGACACCGAGGCGCTGCTGCTGGACGAGCCGACGACCTTCCTCGACCTGGCCCACCAGGTCGAGGTGCTGGACCTGCTGCACCGGCTGCGCGCCGAACGGGGCCGCACCGTCGTCGCGGTGCTGCACGACCTCAACCAGGCCGCCCGGTACGCCGACCACCTCGTCGCCATGCGCGCCGGGGCGGTGGTCGCCGCCGGCCCGCCCCGGGAGATCCTCACCGCGGCGCTGGTCCGCGACGTCTTCGGGCTCGACTGCGTGGTGGTGCCCTGCCCGGTGAGCGGCGCGCCCCTGGTCGTGCCCGCCCTCACCACCCCCTCCCCGGCCGCCGTCCCGGCCCCGGCCTCTTCCTCTTCTGCTTCCGCTGTCCCTGCCTCTCCCGCCGGCCCGTCGGCCGGCTGA